TTAAACATGGGGAAAAAATTCTAGAAATTCAATACTAATTCATTTTTTTTTTAAGAATTTTGTTCACATATTTGCCAAACCAAAAGGGGGCTAATATTATTAGTTTTATCTCACAAACCTAACGAACAAAACCAGAAGAATAAAAATGAGTGTAACTGCGCAAACGGTATGGAATAGTTGTCTAGAATTCATAAAGGATAATATCCAACCGCAAGCATACAAAACTTGGTTTGAACCTATTGTAGCGGTTAAACTTACAGACAATGCGTTAAGCATACAAGTACCTAGTAAATTTTTTTATGAGTGGCTTGAAGAACACTACGTAAAAATCCTTAAAGTATCTCTTACAAAAGAATTAGGCGAAAAAGCCAAACTTGTTTACATTATTAAAATGGAAAACACGTATGGCAACAAACAGCCTTTTACAGAAAAAATTCCGAGTTCAAACAGGAGTGCCATGAAATCCCAGGAAGTTGATGTTCCTCTTAACAATAAAAGCCCCGAATTACGAAATCCATTTGTAATACCAGGCATTAGAAATGTAAAGATAGAATCGCAACTTAATCCAAACTATAGTTTTGAAAATTTTTTAGAAGGCGATTCTAACCGTTTGGCACGTAGTGCAGGGTTAGCCGTGGCCTCAAAACCTGGTGGCACATCTTTCAACCCGTTACTTATTTTTGGCGGCGTTGGTTTAGGAAAAACCCATTTAGCACATGCTATTGGTGTAGACATTAAAGACAAATACCCAGAGAAAACAGTTCTATACATTTCTGCGGAAAAATTTACGCAACAATATATAGATTCTGTTAAGAAAAATAATAGAAATGATTTTATCCATTTCTATCAAATTATTGATGTATTGATTATTGACGACGTTCAATTCCTTTCAGGAAAAACGGGGACACAAGATGTATTCTTTCATATATTCAACCATTTACACCAAAACGGAAAACAGGTTATTTTAACAAGTGATAAAGCACCTGTTGATATGCAAGATATTGAGCAACGCTTGTTATCTCGTTTTAAATGGGGACTTTCGGCAGAACTACAAACACCCGATTTTGAAACCCGCGTTTCTATATTAAAAAACAAATTATATCGCGATGGCGTAGATATGCCCGACGATATTATTGAATATGTTGCCAAAAACATTAAATCGAATGTGCGTGAATTGGAAGGTGCTATTATTTCGTTAATTGCGCAATCATCTTTCAACAAAAAAGAGATTACCATCGATTTAGCGAGAATAATTGTTGAAAAGTTTGTAAAAAATACCAAACGCGAAGTATCCATTGATTACATCCAAAAAGTGGTGTCCGATTATTTCCAAATGGATATTGATACTTTACAATCTAAAACGAGAAAACGCCACATTGTACAAGCGCGTCAGTTAGCTATGTTTTTTGCTAAAAAGTTTACTAAAGCATCTTTGGCTAGTATTGGTTCCCAAATTGGAAAACGCGACCACGCCACTGTGTTACATGCTTGTAAAACAGTTGATAATTTATCTACAACAGACAAACAGTTTAGAAAATATGTTGAAGATATAACCAAAAAACTTTCAGTCTAAACTCAAATAAAATGACTAAGATTCTAATGGTATGTTTAGGCAATATTTGTCGTTCACCATTAGCTGAAGGCATTTTAAAGTCTAAACTTACAAGCGATTCGTTTTTTGTAGATTCCGCAGGTACTGGTGATTATCATATTGGTAAAAATCCTGACAGTCGATCTATAGCCATTGCTAGAAAACATGGTTTAGACATTTCAAATTTAAAAGGGCGCCAATTTAATGTGTCAGATTTTGATAAGTTTGACATTATTTATGTCATGGACGAATCTAACTACCGAAATGTTTTGTTACTTGCCAGAAACGAACAAGATAAAGCAAAAGTCAAGTTTATTTTAAATGAAATTCATCCGAACCAAAACTATAATGTTCCAGACCCTTACTTTGGTGGAAATGATGGTTTTGAAAATGTTTACCATATGCTAGATGAAGCATGTTCTGTTATAGCAACTAGGCTTCAAAATTAATATTCATAGTTTTCAAAAAGATTTTTTGTAACTTAGGCTATCGTAAACCCTTAAATATTAATAAGATGAAAAACTTAGCCTCGTTTCTAATCATCTGCACTGCATCTCTAATATCGGCCCAAAATATCGACATCGAATTAATCGCAAACGGATTTGATGCTCCTGTAAGTATTAAACATGCTAACGACAACAAATTATTTGTTGTTGAACGCAAAGGTGTCATCAAAATACTAAATGCTAATGGTACTGTAAATAGCACGGATTTTTTAGACATTAACAGCAAGGTTAGCGATTCTGGTGGCGAACGCGGGCTTTTAGGATTGGCTTTTCATCCAAATTATAATACCAACGGATATTTTTATGTAAATTATATAAACAATTCTGGTAACACGGTTATAGCAAGATATTCCAGAACGAATGAAACGACGGCAGATGCGACTTCCGAACTTATTTTACTTACTATAAATCAACCCGCTTCAAACCATAATGGTGGTGATATGAATTTTGGCCCCGATGGTTATTTATATATTGCCAGTGGCGATGGTGGTGGCTCAGGAGATCCAAATGATTATGCACAAAGTTTAGATACATTATTAGGTAAACTCCTTAGGATAGATGTTGATAACACAAGTAATGGAAACAACTACGCTATTCCTTCTACAAATCCATATTTAAATGATGGAAATACCAATACATTACCAGAAATTTGGGCTTATGGCTTAAGAAACCCTTGGCGGTTTTCTTTCGACAAAACGACTGACGATTTATGGATTGCCGATGTTGGACAAGGGACTTATGAAGAAATAAATATGGCTCCTTATACAACTTCAGGCTTAAATTATGGTTGGCGCTGTTATGAAGGTGCGAACCACCCATATAACACCAGTGATTGTCCACCAGAAAGTTCTACAACACGCCCCATTGCAGAGTATTCACACGATGGAGATGGTGCTTTTAAATGCTCCATCACTGGGGGTTTTCGTTACAGAGGTTCACTTTACCCAAGCTTAACAGGTCTTTATTTTTTTGCTGATTATTGTAGCGACGAAATTGGCGTGCTTACACCAAATGGTCCTAATTGGACTATGACCTTTCCACAACAATACAGCAACAAAGGTTGGACTACTTTTGGCGAAGATAATACTGGTGAACTTTACATTGCAGGTCTAGAATCCGGTGAGGTCTTTAAAATTGTGGATACGAGTTTAAATACTGAAGACCTTAATAAGCTGAATATTAGCATGTATCCAAACCCTACAAACAATCTTATAAATTTTAATGTATCCCAGCTTAAAAACCCTTTAGAATCTATTAAAATTTCCGATATTCACGGCAAGCAAATCAAGCTAACAACATCAATAAACAATCCATTAACAACCTTACACGTTAATAACTTGGCAGATGGTATTTATTTTATTGAGTTGGCAGATAGTAACGGCGTGAAAGAAATTAAAAAACTCATCAAATATTAATGGCAAATCCTTTAGGAAAATTATTCCTTATACCAACAACTTTAGGCGACAACGAACCTTTAGAAGTACTTCCGATTACAGTCAAGCAAGTTATTGAAGAAACCAATACATTTATTGTTGAAAATGATAAAACAGCGCGACATTTTATAAAACGAATTGCTTCAGAAAAATCCCAGTCTTCATTAAAGATGTTTCATTTAAACAAACACACCGATATTATGGATTTACCAAGTTTTTTAGAGCCTTGTTTAAATGGAATTAATATTGGTTTACTTTCTGAAGCTGGTTGCCCAGGCGTTGCAGACCCAGGTGCTGACATCGTAAAAATAGCCCATCAAAAAAACATAAAAGTAGTGCCATTAGTTGGTCCATCTTCTATTTTAATGGCGTTGATGAGTTCGGGTATGAACGGACAAAGTTTCGCTTTTAACGGCTATCTACCTATTGATAAAACCGAACGAAAAAATGAAATGAAACGATTAGAGCGTTTGTCTTTTGAACATAATCAATCTCAAATATTTATTGAAACACCTTACCGAAACAATAAAATGCTTGAAGATTTGAGCCATTATTTAGACCAAAACACGCAAATTTGTGTGGCCTGCGATATTACACTACCCACAGAGTTTATAAAAACACAGACTGCAAAAGAGTGGAAAAAAAATATCGTAGACCTACATAAAAGACCTACGATATTTATTATTCATATGTAAATATTATTTGTTTTTAATGGTCATATGCTATCGCTTTATTTTCATTGGTGTTTGGTATTTCCAAATCATGGCGATTTCATAAAAGCTAAAACTATATAGCTTTAGCTCTTTTATTAGCTTTAATAGATGACGTATCGTAACCTGAAAACTTTCTCATATAGTACTCGATGGTAGTACCATAACTGTCTTCAAAATTATCAATGCCATAGCTTCTTAAGTAGTTTTTCACACTACCGGCGCCCGCTAAATGGGCAGCTGCCAAAATACCGGATTCCGTAATTAAAATGCCATTAAGCTTTTTACCAACAAAATTCTTGATATCCCTTCGTAAAATCCATTTATTACGTTGCGTATTGGCTACAAATGCTTTTTCTTGAAGTGCAGGATTCTTTAAAAATAATGATGGGTTATGAATACCTATCAACTTTAAAGTACCTGTTCCAAATTGATACTTACCTAAATAACCTAATGTGTTAACTATAAAATAATTGCCTCTAGACTCTTTAAATGCTAAGGCTTCTTTAAATCCTACAAACGATTTTCCTAAAAATGGAGAAATTGGCTTGTTCACTTCATTTGACGCTAAAGCATTGTCGGTAATGCTATGGTCTTGGCTTACTGTATAATTTAATTCTAAGCCAGCTGTTGAATACTTACTTAAATCTATCGTTTCATTTGGTGAAAGCGATACGAACAATAGAATACATATTGTTAGAGTTAGGGTCAAGTAACTTGCAATACTTTTTCTCATAATTTTTAAATTTCTTCAGCAAAATCACATAGTAAAAATGCTTGAAAATTTGAGCGTGCAAAATTAGACTTTTTTTAAATTATATCAAAACTAATCGTTTAACTACTTTTTTTAATAGTAGAATAGATGAAATACACAGCCTTTTTTATTGAACTCTATAGTTGGAAAAGGTATTTTTATCATATTAAAAACGTCTAAAAAAGTTCTCAGCAACTTCGAGTTTGTTTCAATGTTACTCAAATTTACATCTAAACTTAAATAGAATTGACGTTGCCTATCTAAATTTGTTAACAACTGATTGTCAATATCTTTCGTGCCCGTTAACATACCGTCTGCCCCATATCCTACAGCAATATTTAACCATTTTGGCATATTTTTTTCTTTAAAAAACGAATACAAATTGGCACTTAACCAATAGGTTTGTCCGTTATAGTCTTTCAAAACCTGCTCAAAAAAGCCTTCTCCTAGCTTATCAGAACGTTGAGAAGCATATTTTGTTTGATGAAAAGAGAATTTTAAAGCGATGCGTTGTTCGTTCCAAAGCAATTCTTGACCAACATATAATCCTGTTCCCGATGCGTTTGCCAAAATATCACCCCAAGAAAAACCCCATTCTTGTGAATAGCCATCTAAAATTTCAACCGTTGTTAAAAAACCAAAACCTAAAGTAGCCCCATAAATTAACTGATCCTTTTTACTTACACCACTCCAATTTAATAACTGTGCACCATGTTTTCCCATTTGATAAGAAGTGAACATATGTCCCATTTTATCCATTTGGAGCCACTCTTTATTATCATTAATACCATGAAGTTTAGATTGTTCATAATCGGCATACCAAAGTTGATGCAATCCAACTAAAGCTATCCCTGCAAGTGACGTTTCTGTAATTACAACAGCATGTCTTCTAGATGTATTAAGTGTGTCGCTAGGCGTCAAAAAGGCGTCGAGTTTCGATTGTGAAAATGAAAACAATGGCAACAAAACAAAAAGCAACAGGTATTTTATTGCTGAATATGTCACTACCTATTTATTCCTTGTGAAGACAAATAACGTTGATATTCTCTAGCATTTACATTATGCTGAGATAAGGTTTTAGCAAATTTGTGAAATCCAAATCGTTTGGCATCAGCCGCAAAATAAAGGTATTGATGCTTTTCATAATTCAAAACCGCATCAATAGCCGAAATATCGGGCATCGCAATAAGTCCAGGGGGCAGCCCTAAATTTTTATACGTATTATAAGGCGATACGATGTCTTTATGTATATTCAAAACACGCTTAATAACGGTATCTTTATATTCCGGTAATTGATACGCAGCAAACTTTAGCGTAGGATCTGCTTGTAAAGGCATGCCAATTCTAATTCGGTTCATGTAAACACCTGCAATTCTTGGTTGTTCTGAAGCTTGCTTTGATTCTTCATAAACTATCGATGCAAGCGCAATCACTTGATCGCGTGTTAAACCTATGTCTTTGGCTTTTGCTTTTCTGGCATCTGTCCAAAAACGATTGTATTCTTTAAGCATGCGTTCTCTAAATTGCTCTGCCGAGGTATTCCAGAAAAACTCATAACTATTAGGAAGATACATACCTAAAGCGGTAGCATTGCTAAAACCATATTTTGATAAAAACAAGGTGTCTTTCATAGCATTAAGTAAAGACACGCTATCGGCTTCGATTTGAGAAGAAACACGTCCTGCCAATTTTTCAAGACTTTCCTGATTGTTAAAAGACAAGGTCATAGGCAGGTTTCTGCTTCTAATGGAGTTGATAATATCATTATTGTTCATGCCCTTTGTAATCGCAAAGCGTCCTGCTTTAATATTGCCTGCGTACTTTTTTTGTTTTGCAAGCACATCAAAAGTATTAATATCCTTCAATAAGGGTTCCAATTGTTGCCTGACATCATCGTAAGTTGCATTGGTGGGCACATAAACATAGGCCGTATCATTATTGAAGGCCGTATTGGAATCAATCATGACATTATAAACATAGTAAGCAAAATATGCCGCAATAGCTAACCCAATAAACACAATGGCCAGAAGTATCTTTTTTATGTACATTTAATTATTTATAAGCTGAAATATATACTCGTTTTTATAAGAACCGTTTACAAGGATCCAGTCCTTTTTTAATCCTATTTTTTTAAAACCTTGTTTGGTAAAAAGCTTGATACTTATATCATTTTCTTCTGAAACATTACAATATAACTGATGCAAACCTAAATGTGTAAAACTATAATTTATAAGTAATTTTAGAGCTTCACTACCAAAACCTTTAGCTCTATCGTTAAGTTCTTTTACTAAAATGCCAACACCGGCTCTACTATTTTTAAAATCGAAATCAAACAAGTCTATCATCCCCAATGCCACGTTATCATAACTCGATATAACCAAGCGTAATTGTTTTACTTCAAAAATATCTTTATGGGATTGTTTTAAATACTGTTTTATTAAAAATTTTGAATAGGGCGTAATGGTGTTGCTTATTTCCCAAACCGATTCGTCGTTTTCAATAGTATGAATAAACTCCAAATCTTCGGGTTCTAAAGCGCGTAAATAAATATGTTCTCCTTTTAAGGTCATCATATCGTTCCGCTAAAAACAAATGAAGCTGGCCCTATGAGCCACACATTTTTATAAATACCATTTTCCAAATCAAAACTCACCTGTAATTCGCCACCTTGAACTTTTAATGTAATCAGGTTTTCGTTAGTTTGCTTAAGTGCATGCATTGCCAATGCTACGGCAGTTACACCTGTGCCACAAGATAAGGTTTCGTCTTCCACCCCACGCTCGTATGTTCTAACAGCAAAAATTTGGTCGCTAATTTTCTTTACAAAATTAACATTACTACCTGCTTCGTTATACGGTGCACCGTAACGGATCGCTGCACCTTTGGTTTTAATATCGAAATTCTCTATTTGATCTTCAAACTGTACGTGGTGAGGTGACCCTGTATTTAAAAATACGTGGTTTTCATGTTTTTCTACCACATCAACATCAAGCATTTGAAGTTTTACAATACCATTATTAATAGTAGCATGGTGCAACCCATCAATGGCTTCAAAAACAGCTTTATCTTTAATAACACCCAGTTGATTTGCAAATGCCACCAAACAGCGTCCACCATTGCCACACATGGTACTTTCGTTTCCATCGGCATTGTAATACACCATTTTAAAATCTAAAGTAGGATGGTTTTCTAATAGAATTAAACCATCTGCTCCTATCCCAAAACGTCTGTCGCATAAAAATGCAATATGTTTGGTATCTTTTTTGTTGAACGTTTGTTGACGATTATCTATCATCACAAAATCGTTTCCTGTTCCTTGATATTTATAAAAAGTCTGTTGCATAATAAGGCACAAAGATAAAGAAGTCTTTTTACTTTTTACTGGCAAACTATAATTTCGGTTTTTAAAATGTTGTTTGTAGTATGTGCGTTAGGGATTACTCATACATTTTACTTTGATAAATTTGAAATCGTGAATGTTCCACATTTGCAGTGGAAAGCCCACAGCGAGGAACGAGCGAGGACTTGTAACGAAATATTTATATTCATGAGTTCCTCTAAAAAAATATTTAATTACGAATAAAAGCCCGACCCTTGTGGTAACGCCCAAATAAATTAGCGGATTTTATTGTTGTTAAAACGCCGTTAAAATCGGCGTTAAAAATCGTTAAAGTTGTAGTTGAATTTTAATAAATATGTAATTTTAATCGTTCTTAAAAAAATAAAACTTAAACTGAAAATTTATGAAGATTATGAAGAAGATATTATCATTAGTGTTGGTTTCGGCATTAGGCGGCGCTTTAACCCTTGGTACTTACAAAGTTTTTGTAGAACCAAAAAGTGAATTTGTTGTAACAGCACCAAATCCAAATCCTGTATTTTTACCCACTAGTAACGTAAACAATTTAGCTTATGAAACCCCAGATTTTACGGTTGCTGCCGAAAATGCTGTAAATGCGGTGGTACATGTTAAAAATATTTCGATTAGTAGTGGCCAATTAAGCTTGCAGGATTTATTTTCAGGAAGAACCACTCCACGTGCGCAAATGGGAACAGGTTCAGGCGTTATTATAAATGCCGACGGCTATATTATTACGAATAACCATGTTATTAATAATTCAGATGAATTATCGGTTACCTTAAATAATAACAAAACCTATAAAGCCGAAATTGTAGGATCGGATCCTAAAACAGATATTGCTCTTTTAAAAATTCAAGCCGATGAAGAATTGCCTTTTGTAACATTTGCAGATTCGGACCAAGCTAAAATTGGTGAATGGGTTTTGGCTGTAGGGAATCCATTTAACCTAACATCTACCGTTACGGCAGGCATTATTAGTGCAAAATCAAGAGATTTATCGGGTACTAGCTCACAATCGTTTATTCAAACCGATGCTGCTGTAAACCCAGGAAATTCGGGTGGCGCCCTTGTAAACGTTAGAGGAGAACTTATTGGTATTAACACTGCAATTTCGTCACAAACGGGCTCGTATATTGGATATTCGTTTGCTGTACCAAGTAACATTGCACGTCGTGTTATTGAAGATATTATGGAGTATGGTAATGTGCAAAACGGTATTTTAGGAGTCAACATACTCAATTCAAACTCAAAGGAAGCTTTGGAACTAGGTGTTAATGAAATTGAAGGTCTTTATATTGAAAGTGTTATTGAAGCCTCTGGTGCCGAAAAAGCTGGTGTAAAAAAAGGGGATATCATTAAAGAAATCGATGGTATCAAAGTATCGAAATTTGCTGATTTAACAGGTCATATTAATGCAAAACGTGTTAATGATGTTGTAAACTTAAAAGTATCAAGGGATGGTAATATAAAAACGATTGCTGTTACTTTAACCAAAAACGACACCTTTATATTACCACTGGTTGGTATGGTTAAAAATGCTAAGCGTGAAGATTTAAAGAAACTAAAAGCTCCTAACGGTGTTAAGATAACTGAGTTAAATGGAAAGTATGCCGATTATTGGAAAAATAATGGCGTTAAAGAAGGCGCCATCATCACTTCCATCAACAATATTAAAATCAATACTGTTGACGATGTCAAGGCAGCCATCGAAAATAAATCTTATTATGAGCCTTTACAAATAGAACTTATAAATTCTAACGGCGAAAAAGAACGTTATAACTTTAGATAAAAAAAGATTTACATACTTAAATAACCTCTTAGAAGAAATTTTTTAAGAGGTTATTTTTTTGTTAAAAAGGTCAACGAAAACGTTTGAGTTGTAGTATTTTTGCCGAAAATTCACAACAACTAAAACTATTTAAGCATGCCCATTAACAAAAATTATGAGAAAGAATTAGCTTTTCAAGCTGACCGTAGAAAAGCCACCGTAGAGTTTATAAAAATCGTGAACGACTTGTGGTACGATAAATCTATTGAGCTAGTCATTTTTAGAAATCAGTTAATTGACCGGAATGTGAGTCAAATTTTAAACTTGCACGAATATGCTGGTAAATTTGTACAAAAACCCATTTCTATTTTCGATTCTGTTGAAATTGCCCAAACTATAAAATCTATGGAAATTCCACCGGCAAAATTGGATATTGGCAAATTAACCTATGAATATCATTTAGAAGAAAATAATTACAATTCCACCAGAGGATTTATTTCCGAAAAATTAAAAGGTGCCAGTAAAGCTGAATATTTTAAACCTAAAAATGTTATACTTTATGGTTTTGGCAGAATTGGTAGATTAGTTGCCCGCGAATTAATGGCACGTACAGGTAAAGGTAGTCAGTTACGTTTAAGAGCCATTGTCATTCGGGGCCCTATTGATACCCAAATGCTTGAAAAAAGAGCTGCACTATTACGTAACGATTCTGTTCATAGCGATTTTTCTGGTTCCGTATCTATTGATGCACAAAACAATGCCTTAATAATTAATGGTACTACCGTAAACATTATTTCTGCAAATGCACCGGAAGAGATAGATTATACCAAATATGGCATCGACAATGCCTTAGTTATTGATAATACAGGTGCTTATAGAGACAAAACAAATTTAAGCAGGCATTTGAAATCCAAAGGTGTTGATAAGGTTTTACTAACAGCCCCCGGAAAAGAAGTGCCTAATATCGTGTATGGCGTTAATCATTTAGAAAACAACCCCGACACGCTTCATATCTTTTCGGCAGCTTCGTGTACCACCAATGCTATAACACCCGTTTTAAAAGTTATTGAAGATTCTTTTGGAATAAAAAGTGGGCATATAGAAACGATTCACGCCTATACAAACGACCAAAATTTAGTTGATAACCTTCATAGTAAATACCGTCGTGGGCGTGCTGCAGGTTTAAATATGGTTATTACCGAAACTGGCGCAGGTAGTGCTGTTGCAAAAGCATTGCCTAGCTTAACTGGCAAACTAACCTCTAATGCCATTCGTGTTCCTGTGCCAAATGGGTCGCTAGCGATTCTTAATTTAGAATTAAAAAACAAAACTTCTATTGATGGCATCAATACCACATTAAAAAAATATGCTTTAGAAGGTGATTTGGTTGAACAAATAAAATATGAATTAAGTGACGAATTGGTATCTACCGATATTGTTGGCTGTTCGGCTCCTGCCATTTATGATAGTAAAGCAACGATAATGCGTCCGGACGGCAAAAATGTGGTGCTCTATATTTGGTACGATAACGAATATGGCTATAGCCAACAAGTTATTAGACTTGCTAAATACATCGCCAAAGTAAGACGTTTTACTTACTATTAAATAAAAAATTTCTTGAAACAGACTATCCTTGAGGCAGAACCATAGAGGTATACTTCGACTAGGCTCAGTACAGGTTTCGCCTGTTTCATTTTGACCTCAGGGCCAAAAACCGAAATTTTGTATTTTACCTCACCCAGAACTGCCCAAAAAGGCAGTTCTGACCTCTCCAAAGGAGAGGTGAATTGGACACCCCGGCAGAGCCTTAGGGGAATTATTTAGATTTAAAAATCTAATTTACATTTTTCATCGTATATAATTTAGCCTCACATAGTGAGGCTTTTTGTTAAATTTAAACTGTTTATTGACATTATTTTTTAAATTAGTAAATTAAAAAAAACGAAAAACCATCCAAAAATGAATTTTACCAAATCTTTAACCTTACTAACCCTATTATTTTCATTAACAATTTTTGCCCAAACAAGTGATTCTGAGGACGACAAACTGTCTTTAAATAGTGGCACACTTGATAACCAATTTGATTATGTGATTACGAAATCAAATGGTTGGAGAGATGAACGCGGACAATCATACAAAGTTATTAAAGCTTTTTGGTTAACCGATTTAAAAGCACATGTGCTAGACTCATTACAAGCCATTCGAAAAGATTTAGTCGCTACCGGAATTACGGTAAAAGCCCAAGCACAAGAAATTGAAGATCTAAAAACCAGTCTTTCCAACACACAA
This genomic window from Mariniflexile sp. TRM1-10 contains:
- the dnaA gene encoding chromosomal replication initiator protein DnaA; this translates as MSVTAQTVWNSCLEFIKDNIQPQAYKTWFEPIVAVKLTDNALSIQVPSKFFYEWLEEHYVKILKVSLTKELGEKAKLVYIIKMENTYGNKQPFTEKIPSSNRSAMKSQEVDVPLNNKSPELRNPFVIPGIRNVKIESQLNPNYSFENFLEGDSNRLARSAGLAVASKPGGTSFNPLLIFGGVGLGKTHLAHAIGVDIKDKYPEKTVLYISAEKFTQQYIDSVKKNNRNDFIHFYQIIDVLIIDDVQFLSGKTGTQDVFFHIFNHLHQNGKQVILTSDKAPVDMQDIEQRLLSRFKWGLSAELQTPDFETRVSILKNKLYRDGVDMPDDIIEYVAKNIKSNVRELEGAIISLIAQSSFNKKEITIDLARIIVEKFVKNTKREVSIDYIQKVVSDYFQMDIDTLQSKTRKRHIVQARQLAMFFAKKFTKASLASIGSQIGKRDHATVLHACKTVDNLSTTDKQFRKYVEDITKKLSV
- a CDS encoding low molecular weight protein-tyrosine-phosphatase; its protein translation is MTKILMVCLGNICRSPLAEGILKSKLTSDSFFVDSAGTGDYHIGKNPDSRSIAIARKHGLDISNLKGRQFNVSDFDKFDIIYVMDESNYRNVLLLARNEQDKAKVKFILNEIHPNQNYNVPDPYFGGNDGFENVYHMLDEACSVIATRLQN
- a CDS encoding PQQ-dependent sugar dehydrogenase, which encodes MKNLASFLIICTASLISAQNIDIELIANGFDAPVSIKHANDNKLFVVERKGVIKILNANGTVNSTDFLDINSKVSDSGGERGLLGLAFHPNYNTNGYFYVNYINNSGNTVIARYSRTNETTADATSELILLTINQPASNHNGGDMNFGPDGYLYIASGDGGGSGDPNDYAQSLDTLLGKLLRIDVDNTSNGNNYAIPSTNPYLNDGNTNTLPEIWAYGLRNPWRFSFDKTTDDLWIADVGQGTYEEINMAPYTTSGLNYGWRCYEGANHPYNTSDCPPESSTTRPIAEYSHDGDGAFKCSITGGFRYRGSLYPSLTGLYFFADYCSDEIGVLTPNGPNWTMTFPQQYSNKGWTTFGEDNTGELYIAGLESGEVFKIVDTSLNTEDLNKLNISMYPNPTNNLINFNVSQLKNPLESIKISDIHGKQIKLTTSINNPLTTLHVNNLADGIYFIELADSNGVKEIKKLIKY
- a CDS encoding SAM-dependent methyltransferase; translation: MANPLGKLFLIPTTLGDNEPLEVLPITVKQVIEETNTFIVENDKTARHFIKRIASEKSQSSLKMFHLNKHTDIMDLPSFLEPCLNGINIGLLSEAGCPGVADPGADIVKIAHQKNIKVVPLVGPSSILMALMSSGMNGQSFAFNGYLPIDKTERKNEMKRLERLSFEHNQSQIFIETPYRNNKMLEDLSHYLDQNTQICVACDITLPTEFIKTQTAKEWKKNIVDLHKRPTIFIIHM
- a CDS encoding peptidoglycan-binding protein LysM; this translates as MRKSIASYLTLTLTICILLFVSLSPNETIDLSKYSTAGLELNYTVSQDHSITDNALASNEVNKPISPFLGKSFVGFKEALAFKESRGNYFIVNTLGYLGKYQFGTGTLKLIGIHNPSLFLKNPALQEKAFVANTQRNKWILRRDIKNFVGKKLNGILITESGILAAAHLAGAGSVKNYLRSYGIDNFEDSYGTTIEYYMRKFSGYDTSSIKANKRAKAI
- a CDS encoding DUF2279 domain-containing protein, with amino-acid sequence MTYSAIKYLLLFVLLPLFSFSQSKLDAFLTPSDTLNTSRRHAVVITETSLAGIALVGLHQLWYADYEQSKLHGINDNKEWLQMDKMGHMFTSYQMGKHGAQLLNWSGVSKKDQLIYGATLGFGFLTTVEILDGYSQEWGFSWGDILANASGTGLYVGQELLWNEQRIALKFSFHQTKYASQRSDKLGEGFFEQVLKDYNGQTYWLSANLYSFFKEKNMPKWLNIAVGYGADGMLTGTKDIDNQLLTNLDRQRQFYLSLDVNLSNIETNSKLLRTFLDVFNMIKIPFPTIEFNKKGCVFHLFYY
- the mltG gene encoding endolytic transglycosylase MltG, which codes for MYIKKILLAIVFIGLAIAAYFAYYVYNVMIDSNTAFNNDTAYVYVPTNATYDDVRQQLEPLLKDINTFDVLAKQKKYAGNIKAGRFAITKGMNNNDIINSIRSRNLPMTLSFNNQESLEKLAGRVSSQIEADSVSLLNAMKDTLFLSKYGFSNATALGMYLPNSYEFFWNTSAEQFRERMLKEYNRFWTDARKAKAKDIGLTRDQVIALASIVYEESKQASEQPRIAGVYMNRIRIGMPLQADPTLKFAAYQLPEYKDTVIKRVLNIHKDIVSPYNTYKNLGLPPGLIAMPDISAIDAVLNYEKHQYLYFAADAKRFGFHKFAKTLSQHNVNAREYQRYLSSQGINR
- a CDS encoding GNAT family N-acetyltransferase translates to MMTLKGEHIYLRALEPEDLEFIHTIENDESVWEISNTITPYSKFLIKQYLKQSHKDIFEVKQLRLVISSYDNVALGMIDLFDFDFKNSRAGVGILVKELNDRAKGFGSEALKLLINYSFTHLGLHQLYCNVSEENDISIKLFTKQGFKKIGLKKDWILVNGSYKNEYIFQLINN
- the dapF gene encoding diaminopimelate epimerase, which codes for MQQTFYKYQGTGNDFVMIDNRQQTFNKKDTKHIAFLCDRRFGIGADGLILLENHPTLDFKMVYYNADGNESTMCGNGGRCLVAFANQLGVIKDKAVFEAIDGLHHATINNGIVKLQMLDVDVVEKHENHVFLNTGSPHHVQFEDQIENFDIKTKGAAIRYGAPYNEAGSNVNFVKKISDQIFAVRTYERGVEDETLSCGTGVTAVALAMHALKQTNENLITLKVQGGELQVSFDLENGIYKNVWLIGPASFVFSGTI